A genome region from bacterium includes the following:
- a CDS encoding sugar transferase: MRQELGIRCLDVLGASAGLLLALPLLAVVAVFVRVSSPGPVFCRQVYAGVDRRRRQRRIMNLPLAADRRQPEKRKKDLHGKPFTVYRFRTTHCGAAREELATLPFASELYTTSIGRRLRGWRLDELPILWNVLRGEMSLVGPRPEPPGLTGKRANARIDYRKRQCVKPGLIGLAQLCASPGYTPAETARRIDLDLYYATHRDWRLYLRILAAAACRVVGSDRHELLANTANPLRLCRPQESRQLVVEKKK, from the coding sequence GTGAGGCAGGAGCTTGGTATTCGATGTCTCGACGTTCTCGGCGCGAGCGCCGGCCTGTTGCTCGCGCTGCCGTTGCTGGCAGTGGTGGCCGTATTTGTCAGAGTCAGCTCACCCGGGCCGGTTTTTTGCCGGCAAGTTTATGCCGGTGTTGATCGCCGCCGCCGCCAGCGCCGCATCATGAATCTGCCGCTCGCGGCTGACCGCCGCCAGCCGGAGAAACGGAAAAAGGATTTGCACGGCAAGCCGTTCACGGTCTATCGCTTCCGCACCACCCATTGCGGCGCCGCCAGGGAGGAGCTGGCGACCTTGCCCTTTGCCAGCGAGCTGTATACCACCAGCATTGGCAGGCGGCTGCGCGGCTGGCGACTGGACGAGCTGCCCATTCTGTGGAATGTTTTGCGCGGAGAAATGAGCTTGGTGGGGCCGCGGCCCGAGCCGCCCGGCTTGACCGGTAAAAGAGCCAACGCGCGAATTGACTATCGCAAACGGCAATGCGTGAAACCGGGACTCATCGGTTTGGCGCAACTGTGTGCCAGCCCGGGCTACACGCCTGCTGAAACAGCACGCAGGATCGACTTGGACTTGTACTACGCCACGCACCGCGACTGGCGGCTGTATTTGCGTATTCTGGCAGCGGCCGCCTGCCGGGTTGTGGGCAGTGACAGGCATGAACTGTTGGCGAATACCGCCAACCCGCTCCGCCTGTGCCGGCCGCAGGAGTCGAGGCAACTCGTGGTGGAAAAGAAAAAATGA
- a CDS encoding isocitrate/isopropylmalate family dehydrogenase, whose product MHQVTLIPGDGIGPAIIEAAVMVLEAAGVQFEWDRQLAGMAAVEQLGTPIPEQTLESLRQTRVALKGPLTTPVGGGYRSVNVALRQEFNLYANVRPAVSFAGTAAIHPNVNLVIIRENTEGLYSGIEHFITADGVNIAAESTALITRSGSEKILRYAFEYARNNKRKRVTLVHKANILKCTTGMFLEIGRAVAHMYPEVEFNDKIIDACAMQMVMNPGAFDVIVTTNLFGDILSDLAAGLVGGLGLTAGANIGRAAAIFEAVHGSAPDIAGKNIANPTAVIMAGVMMLDYLGEYQAGRRVEQAVRAVIREGKSVTPDLNRAAPVSTQAMAEAIVAALHTGRHA is encoded by the coding sequence GTGCACCAGGTTACTTTGATTCCAGGCGATGGCATCGGGCCTGCGATCATCGAGGCCGCGGTCATGGTGTTGGAAGCTGCGGGCGTGCAGTTCGAGTGGGATCGCCAGCTCGCCGGCATGGCGGCGGTTGAGCAATTGGGCACACCGATCCCGGAGCAAACCCTGGAATCGCTGCGGCAAACGCGCGTGGCCCTGAAAGGCCCTTTGACGACGCCGGTGGGCGGCGGCTATCGCAGCGTCAACGTGGCGCTGCGCCAGGAATTCAACCTTTACGCCAATGTGCGGCCGGCGGTCTCCTTCGCGGGCACCGCCGCCATTCACCCCAACGTCAATCTGGTGATCATTCGCGAAAACACCGAAGGCTTGTACTCCGGCATCGAGCATTTCATCACGGCGGACGGCGTCAACATCGCCGCCGAAAGCACGGCATTGATCACGCGCAGCGGTTCGGAGAAGATTCTGCGCTATGCCTTCGAATACGCGCGCAACAACAAGCGCAAGCGCGTGACGCTGGTGCACAAGGCCAACATTCTCAAATGCACCACCGGCATGTTCCTGGAAATCGGCCGCGCGGTGGCGCACATGTATCCCGAGGTGGAATTCAACGACAAGATCATCGATGCCTGCGCTATGCAAATGGTGATGAACCCCGGCGCTTTTGATGTCATTGTCACCACCAATCTCTTCGGCGATATTCTTTCGGATCTGGCCGCCGGTTTGGTGGGCGGGCTGGGCTTGACCGCGGGCGCGAACATCGGCCGCGCAGCCGCGATTTTCGAAGCGGTGCACGGCAGCGCGCCGGACATCGCCGGCAAGAACATCGCCAATCCCACCGCGGTGATCATGGCCGGCGTCATGATGTTGGACTATCTCGGTGAATATCAGGCGGGGCGGCGCGTCGAGCAGGCGGTGCGCGCGGTGATTCGGGAGGGGAAATCCGTCACGCCCGACCTCAACCGCGCGGCGCCGGTGAGCACGCAAGCGATGGCGGAAGCGATCGTGGCCGCGCTGCATACCGGCCGGCACGCGTGA
- a CDS encoding ATP-grasp domain-containing protein, whose product MGAATRKAVLCVSSYEKGQEFLRECRRQGGLVYLLTTKALESADWPRESIDEIFYLPDLYNRDDVIKGVSFLMRARTVDRIVALDDYDVEMVATLREHLRLPGMGETTARYFRDKLAMRMRARERGIPVPAFIHVLNYDALRQFMATVPPPWVLKPRSEASSVGIKKVHAADELWPLLDALGDRQSFYLLERFVPGEVYHVDTIISERRIVCAEVHEYALPPMSVAHEGGVFASRTVLRGSALERALQVENARVVAALGLVRGVTHIEFIKSVEDGRFYFLEAAARVGGANIVEMVQAATGINLWAEWARIEIAQGEEEYRLPEIRRDYGGVIISLAKQEWPDTSAYQAPQIFYRLHKKNHVGFVLGSPDRERLLFLLEEYRRRIYADFFAVLPPSDKPTS is encoded by the coding sequence ATGGGAGCAGCCACCCGCAAGGCGGTGTTGTGTGTTTCGAGTTATGAAAAAGGCCAGGAATTCCTGCGCGAATGCCGGCGCCAGGGAGGCCTGGTGTATTTGCTGACCACCAAGGCCCTGGAGTCTGCCGATTGGCCGCGGGAAAGCATCGACGAGATTTTTTATCTCCCCGATCTCTACAACCGCGACGACGTCATCAAGGGCGTCAGCTTCCTGATGCGCGCGCGCACCGTTGACCGCATCGTGGCGCTTGATGACTACGACGTGGAAATGGTGGCGACCCTGCGCGAGCATCTGCGCCTGCCCGGCATGGGCGAGACCACGGCACGCTACTTCCGCGACAAGCTGGCCATGCGCATGCGCGCACGCGAGCGCGGCATTCCGGTGCCTGCTTTCATTCACGTGCTCAACTATGACGCCCTCCGCCAATTCATGGCGACCGTGCCGCCGCCGTGGGTGCTCAAGCCGCGCTCCGAGGCCTCTTCCGTCGGCATCAAAAAAGTCCACGCCGCGGATGAGCTGTGGCCGTTGCTCGACGCCCTCGGCGACCGCCAATCCTTTTATCTGCTGGAGCGCTTTGTGCCCGGCGAGGTTTATCATGTTGATACCATCATTTCCGAACGCAGAATTGTTTGTGCAGAGGTGCACGAGTATGCCTTGCCGCCGATGAGTGTCGCCCACGAGGGCGGCGTGTTTGCTTCGCGCACGGTGCTGCGCGGTTCAGCGCTGGAGCGGGCCCTGCAGGTGGAGAATGCGCGCGTCGTTGCCGCGCTGGGATTGGTGCGTGGGGTCACGCATATCGAATTCATCAAAAGCGTGGAAGATGGCCGGTTCTATTTTCTTGAAGCGGCCGCGCGCGTCGGCGGCGCCAACATTGTTGAAATGGTGCAGGCCGCCACCGGCATCAATCTCTGGGCGGAATGGGCGCGGATCGAAATCGCGCAGGGCGAGGAGGAGTATCGCCTGCCGGAAATCCGCCGGGACTATGGCGGCGTCATCATCTCGTTGGCCAAGCAGGAGTGGCCCGACACCTCGGCCTATCAAGCTCCCCAGATCTTTTATCGGTTGCACAAGAAAAACCACGTGGGCTTCGTCTTGGGCTCACCCGATCGCGAACGCCTCCTCTTCCTGCTGGAAGAATACCGCCGCCGCATTTATGCGGATTTCTTCGCGGTGCTGCCGCCCTCGGACAAACCGACCAGTTGA
- a CDS encoding alkane 1-monooxygenase yields MKPWPYLLAFIVPLSAVVGHWWGGVFHFLTPVIAFVMIPLLDLVAGAEGNNLPLAELEKLAEKMSFRVITFLYVPVQVGLVLWGGYVVTHAALTPVEWLGLVVSVGIATGGIGITVAHELFHKKNAFEKALGHVLLLTVSYMHFALEHLIGHHVNVATPRDPATARLGESVYAFYPRTVINSWRSAWDFERRRLERMGTPLWSRHNRMLWFAALPVLFGVLLGGILGWPAVPYFFAQSVVGFTLLEIVNYLEHYGLQRRELAPGHYERVNMTHAWNADQRITNYFLFKLQRHADHHVHPQRRYQTLRHFDESPQLPTGYAGMMLLALVPPLWRAVMHPRLAAFQRRQTQAVV; encoded by the coding sequence ATGAAGCCGTGGCCCTATTTGCTGGCGTTCATCGTGCCGCTCAGCGCGGTGGTGGGACATTGGTGGGGAGGCGTTTTCCATTTTCTGACACCGGTGATTGCGTTTGTCATGATTCCGCTGCTCGACTTGGTGGCCGGCGCGGAGGGCAACAATCTGCCGCTGGCTGAGCTGGAGAAGCTGGCGGAGAAGATGAGCTTTCGGGTGATCACGTTTCTCTATGTTCCGGTGCAGGTGGGGCTGGTGCTTTGGGGCGGGTATGTTGTCACGCACGCGGCGTTGACACCGGTGGAATGGCTCGGACTGGTGGTATCGGTCGGCATTGCCACGGGCGGTATCGGCATCACCGTGGCGCATGAGTTGTTTCACAAAAAAAATGCCTTCGAAAAAGCGCTGGGCCACGTGCTGCTGTTGACGGTCAGTTATATGCATTTTGCGCTCGAACATCTCATTGGGCATCACGTGAACGTGGCGACGCCGCGCGATCCCGCCACGGCGCGCCTGGGCGAATCGGTGTATGCCTTCTATCCGCGCACGGTGATCAACAGTTGGCGGAGCGCGTGGGATTTCGAGCGGCGGCGTCTCGAACGCATGGGAACACCACTCTGGAGCCGGCACAATCGCATGCTCTGGTTTGCCGCCCTGCCGGTGTTGTTTGGCGTGCTACTGGGTGGAATCCTGGGCTGGCCGGCGGTTCCCTACTTTTTTGCCCAGAGTGTGGTGGGTTTCACTTTGCTCGAGATCGTCAATTACCTCGAACATTACGGTTTGCAGCGCCGCGAACTCGCGCCCGGGCACTATGAGCGGGTCAACATGACGCACGCCTGGAACGCGGATCAGCGAATCACGAACTACTTTCTGTTCAAGCTGCAGCGCCATGCGGATCATCACGTTCATCCCCAACGGCGCTACCAGACTTTGCGTCACTTCGATGAAAGCCCGCAACTGCCGACCGGCTATGCCGGCATGATGCTGCTGGCGTTGGTGCCGCCGCTGTGGCGCGCCGTCATGCATCCCCGGCTGGCGGCGTTTCAACGGCGACAGACTCAGGCCGTTGTGTGA
- a CDS encoding phosphatase PAP2 family protein: MILFGLLSPAAESGLHAQESLRDRDALPAVEAPPGLAAGRELHQALTSPFRMSKKESVRMLGFVAVTAGVYFLLDDLIDEEYAREGDNIFYPAHELAEIGKAYDQVSPVAFTAGVTASLLAGGLVLQDQKLLQTTKLVVEASVLTQALTYLGKHALGRARPDTDQGPHHLTPFKNRGNAFQSMPSGHASSVFATMTVISKQYDRWWVRIPAYTFATAVAFQRMEDRRHWASDVLAGGGLGYWVGSTLVRAHARQPQGASWRPAFGTRGLGLAVAF; encoded by the coding sequence ATGATCCTGTTCGGCTTGCTATCGCCGGCGGCGGAATCCGGTCTCCACGCACAGGAAAGCCTGCGCGATCGTGACGCGCTGCCGGCCGTAGAAGCGCCGCCCGGGCTTGCCGCAGGCAGAGAATTACATCAAGCCCTGACCTCGCCCTTTCGGATGTCGAAAAAAGAAAGCGTGCGGATGCTCGGTTTTGTGGCGGTCACTGCCGGCGTGTATTTCTTGCTGGATGACCTGATTGATGAAGAGTACGCCCGCGAAGGGGACAACATCTTCTATCCCGCGCACGAGCTTGCTGAAATCGGCAAGGCCTATGACCAGGTTTCCCCAGTGGCCTTCACTGCCGGTGTCACCGCCAGCCTGCTTGCCGGCGGACTGGTGTTGCAGGATCAGAAGCTGCTGCAAACGACCAAACTGGTTGTCGAAGCCAGCGTGCTGACGCAAGCGCTCACCTACCTCGGCAAGCACGCGCTCGGCCGCGCGCGGCCCGACACTGACCAAGGTCCGCATCATCTCACGCCGTTCAAGAACAGGGGAAATGCCTTTCAATCCATGCCCTCGGGTCACGCCAGCAGCGTATTCGCCACCATGACGGTGATCAGCAAGCAATACGATCGCTGGTGGGTGCGTATTCCGGCATACACCTTCGCCACGGCCGTCGCGTTTCAACGCATGGAAGACCGGCGGCATTGGGCCTCGGATGTGCTGGCTGGCGGCGGCCTGGGCTATTGGGTGGGAAGCACCCTCGTGCGCGCCCATGCACGGCAGCCTCAAGGCGCTTCCTGGCGGCCGGCTTTCGGCACTCGCGGCCTCGGTCTCGCGGTGGCATTCTGA
- a CDS encoding DMT family transporter, whose translation MSWLIFALGSAVMSAVSDTLCKKASQSADSWAVTWVRFGYSSIFLLPLLLFVDIPPLDATFALTVAALLPLELTAASLSMRALQLSPLSLTVPYLAFTPLFLLVVPTVLLGEKLSIRGAAGVVCIVLGAYWLNLQNNAGTPPARGQDLNGRKWLAPVQALAREKGSRLMLLAAAIYSLTSTLGKVAVQHSSPIFFAIFYYPLASLVMLPVTALRSRRGWLFARGQVRLFLLIGLAVTATVLCHFLALSRAEVAYMISVKRTSMIFATLLGWWFFHEENVPRRLWGCSVMLAGVILIASA comes from the coding sequence ATGTCCTGGTTGATCTTTGCCCTGGGCTCGGCTGTGATGAGCGCGGTAAGTGATACGCTCTGCAAAAAGGCGAGCCAATCCGCCGATAGCTGGGCCGTGACGTGGGTGCGATTTGGCTATTCCTCCATTTTTCTGCTGCCCCTGCTGCTGTTCGTCGACATTCCGCCGCTGGATGCGACGTTTGCGCTCACCGTGGCGGCGCTGCTGCCGCTGGAGCTGACCGCAGCTTCGTTGAGCATGCGCGCGCTGCAGCTTTCACCGCTTTCGCTCACCGTGCCCTATCTCGCCTTTACTCCGTTGTTCCTGCTGGTCGTGCCGACGGTGCTGTTGGGCGAGAAGCTCAGTATCCGCGGCGCTGCCGGCGTGGTTTGCATCGTCCTGGGCGCCTACTGGCTCAATCTGCAAAACAACGCCGGCACACCGCCGGCGCGCGGCCAGGATTTGAACGGCAGGAAATGGCTGGCGCCGGTGCAGGCGCTGGCGCGCGAAAAAGGCTCCCGCCTGATGCTACTCGCTGCCGCGATTTACAGCCTCACTTCGACGCTCGGCAAAGTGGCGGTGCAGCATTCCAGCCCGATTTTCTTCGCGATCTTCTATTACCCGCTTGCCAGTTTGGTAATGCTGCCGGTCACCGCGTTGCGTTCGCGCCGGGGCTGGCTATTCGCCCGCGGTCAGGTGCGGCTCTTTCTGTTGATCGGACTGGCGGTCACGGCGACCGTCTTGTGCCATTTCCTGGCGCTGAGCCGCGCCGAAGTCGCTTACATGATTTCCGTCAAACGGACCAGCATGATCTTCGCCACCTTGCTGGGCTGGTGGTTTTTTCATGAGGAGAATGTTCCGCGGCGGCTGTGGGGTTGCAGCGTGATGCTCGCCGGCGTCATCCTGATAGCATCCGCGTGA
- a CDS encoding tetratricopeptide repeat protein has product MPFAAKPRGRALGFLLIILCATAAAQDSGARQQNRRTPPDSVLQDEYNAIMVPSSWADSLYLEAQVAMAKQDWIHAVITLEKLQLVRPNYLNAADQLVQARANLNTVELSRVGPISTRAGRLMAYLLPVLSVGLIVLIGLLPTSRARFELMRGNISAAARIYERMLKRSPHRLRLYSSLADIYLMQERRDEQALQLYKTILQLNPAFKHNQRITEIVTEHYLTRGQSDDEAIQWLEETLAREKRKLLSARTEGDAQAGGTGGAEAAAND; this is encoded by the coding sequence ATGCCTTTTGCAGCAAAGCCTCGCGGCCGGGCGCTGGGCTTCCTGCTGATCATCCTGTGTGCCACCGCTGCCGCACAAGACAGCGGCGCCAGACAGCAGAACAGACGCACACCGCCCGACTCGGTGTTGCAAGATGAGTACAACGCCATCATGGTGCCCTCTTCCTGGGCCGACTCGCTCTACCTGGAAGCACAAGTGGCAATGGCGAAACAGGATTGGATTCATGCCGTCATCACACTGGAGAAGCTGCAATTGGTGCGGCCCAACTATCTGAACGCGGCCGATCAATTGGTGCAAGCGCGCGCCAACCTCAACACGGTCGAACTGTCACGCGTCGGCCCGATTTCCACCCGCGCCGGCCGGCTGATGGCCTACCTGCTCCCGGTGCTGAGCGTGGGACTGATCGTACTCATCGGGCTGCTCCCCACTTCGCGAGCGCGGTTTGAACTCATGCGCGGCAATATCTCGGCGGCGGCCCGCATCTACGAAAGAATGCTGAAGCGTTCACCCCACCGCCTGCGGTTGTACAGCTCGCTGGCCGATATTTACCTCATGCAGGAAAGAAGAGACGAACAGGCCTTACAGCTCTACAAGACCATTCTGCAATTGAATCCCGCTTTCAAGCACAACCAGCGAATCACTGAGATCGTCACCGAACATTACCTGACGCGCGGCCAGTCCGATGACGAAGCGATTCAGTGGCTGGAAGAGACACTCGCGCGGGAGAAACGCAAATTGCTCTCCGCGCGGACAGAAGGCGACGCCCAGGCTGGAGGCACAGGCGGCGCGGAGGCGGCTGCCAATGACTAG
- the mgtE gene encoding magnesium transporter translates to MLKELLVPDIQELIRDKAYSGLKDGISDWEAPEIAELLASLPVEDQPILFRLLPRQTAAEVFAYLPPEEQERLLQSLNTENTRALLGELAPDDRTELFGELPAQVTQQLLNLLSPEDLKEARHLLGYPEESVGRLMTPEYVAIKPEWTIGKALEHLRQKGKDAETINTVYVVDDAGKLIDDVRLRKLILAEPTEAVATVMDRHFVSLSAYDDREDAAKLMQKYDRVALPVTDSEGVLLGIVTVDDMLDVVEEEATEDIQKMAAVQSLDEPYIQTGFFSMLKKRGVWLSLLFLGEMLTAAAMKYFEGEIERAVVLALFIPLIISSGGNSGSQAASLVIRAMALEEIRLRDWWRVMRRELASGFGLGSILGTIAILQVLLIPNNETLYGEHYLLVGLTVAFSLVGVVMWGTLTGSMLPFILRRLGFDPAVSSAPFVATLVDVTGLIIYFSVALLILGGTLL, encoded by the coding sequence ATGCTGAAAGAACTGCTGGTCCCGGACATTCAAGAGCTGATTCGTGACAAGGCCTATTCGGGTCTGAAGGACGGCATCTCCGACTGGGAAGCGCCGGAGATTGCCGAGCTGCTGGCCAGCCTGCCAGTGGAAGATCAACCCATTCTCTTTCGGCTCCTGCCCCGCCAGACTGCCGCCGAAGTGTTTGCCTATCTGCCCCCGGAAGAGCAGGAACGCCTGCTGCAGAGCCTGAACACGGAAAACACCCGTGCCTTGTTGGGTGAACTCGCGCCCGATGACCGCACTGAGCTGTTCGGCGAACTGCCCGCGCAAGTGACGCAGCAATTGCTGAATCTGCTCTCGCCCGAGGATCTCAAAGAGGCGCGCCACCTGCTCGGCTATCCCGAAGAAAGCGTCGGCCGTTTGATGACGCCCGAATACGTCGCGATCAAGCCGGAGTGGACCATCGGCAAAGCGCTCGAACACCTGCGCCAAAAGGGCAAGGATGCCGAAACGATTAACACAGTCTATGTCGTCGACGACGCCGGCAAGCTCATCGATGACGTGCGGCTGCGCAAATTGATTTTGGCGGAACCGACCGAAGCCGTGGCTACGGTGATGGACCGTCACTTCGTTTCGCTTTCCGCCTATGACGATCGTGAGGATGCCGCCAAGCTGATGCAAAAGTACGATCGCGTCGCGCTGCCGGTCACCGACTCCGAGGGCGTGCTGCTCGGCATCGTCACCGTCGACGACATGCTCGACGTCGTGGAGGAGGAAGCCACGGAAGACATTCAGAAAATGGCCGCGGTGCAGTCTCTTGACGAGCCCTACATTCAGACCGGCTTCTTCAGCATGTTGAAGAAACGCGGTGTCTGGCTCTCGCTGCTGTTTCTGGGTGAAATGTTGACCGCCGCGGCAATGAAGTATTTCGAGGGCGAAATCGAGCGCGCCGTGGTGCTCGCGCTTTTCATCCCGCTCATCATCAGCAGCGGCGGCAATTCCGGCTCGCAAGCAGCCTCGCTGGTGATTCGTGCCATGGCATTGGAAGAGATTCGGCTGCGGGATTGGTGGCGAGTGATGCGGCGGGAGCTGGCCTCGGGCTTCGGTTTGGGCTCGATCCTGGGCACCATCGCGATCCTGCAGGTGCTCTTGATCCCCAACAACGAGACGCTTTACGGCGAGCACTATTTGCTGGTGGGCTTGACGGTGGCTTTCAGCCTGGTGGGCGTCGTCATGTGGGGCACACTCACCGGCTCGATGCTGCCCTTCATCCTGCGACGGCTGGGCTTTGATCCCGCGGTGTCATCGGCGCCGTTCGTGGCAACGTTGGTGGATGTCACCGGCCTGATCATCTATTTCTCCGTGGCGCTGCTGATTTTGGGCGGAACCTTGCTGTAG
- a CDS encoding ABC transporter ATP-binding protein/permease: MMNTPPAADPQKGRLRSLWEGLLTFRLKLQPPRHRDEPPVTFRERFKALGNLPQLFQLIWQTSPPLTIASMLLRVVRAAVPLATLYIGKLIIDEVVHLTQLPAPRELDYLWKLVAMEFGIIFVSDILNRALALVDSMLGDLFSNQTSVRLMRHAADLDLDYFEDAAFYDKLERARRQTAGRMALMSQVLEQAQDVITMMFLSVGLVAFNPWLILLLTVTLIPSLLGESHFNARSYSLMYSWTPERRQLDYLRYTGASDETAKEVKIFGLSGFLTERYRDLADRYYRANRALSVRRASWGTLLAMVASVGYYAAYVVIIMRTVSGQLSLGDMTFLAGSFSRLRGLLQSLIQRFSNVAEGALYLRDLFDFFALKPRIVSRSQARPFPRPVRQGFTFENVGFKYPNTERWANRHLSFTLRAGEKLALVGENGAGKTTLAKLLARLYDPTEGRILLDGYDLREYDLEELRREIGVIFQDFVHYHFTAAENIAVGRIEARDDHARIEQAALRSLANTVIEKLPNRYEQIVGRRFDTGVELSGGEWQKMALARAYMRDAQLLILDEPTAALDARAEHEVFQRFADLTRGKSAVLISHRFSTVRMADRILVLDNGELLELGTHEELLRQNGRYAELFRLQAAGYQ; the protein is encoded by the coding sequence GATTACTCACCTTTCGCCTCAAGCTGCAACCACCTCGACACCGCGACGAGCCTCCCGTCACCTTTCGGGAGCGCTTCAAGGCGCTGGGGAATTTGCCCCAGCTTTTTCAGTTGATCTGGCAGACCAGCCCGCCGTTGACGATTGCCAGCATGCTGCTGCGCGTGGTACGCGCGGCCGTGCCGCTGGCCACCCTCTACATCGGCAAGCTCATCATCGATGAAGTCGTGCATCTGACGCAACTCCCCGCGCCGCGCGAGCTGGATTATCTGTGGAAGCTGGTCGCAATGGAATTCGGCATCATCTTTGTGTCGGACATCCTGAATCGGGCGCTGGCACTGGTGGACAGCATGCTCGGCGATCTTTTCTCCAATCAAACCTCGGTGCGCTTGATGCGGCATGCGGCTGATCTCGATTTGGATTATTTCGAAGACGCCGCCTTCTATGACAAGCTGGAACGGGCGCGCCGCCAAACCGCCGGCCGCATGGCGCTGATGTCGCAGGTGCTCGAGCAAGCCCAGGACGTCATCACCATGATGTTTCTCTCGGTCGGCCTGGTGGCGTTCAATCCCTGGTTGATCTTGCTGCTGACCGTGACGCTGATTCCCTCGCTCTTGGGCGAATCACATTTCAATGCGCGCAGCTATTCGCTGATGTACAGTTGGACGCCCGAGCGCCGCCAGCTTGATTACTTGCGCTACACCGGCGCCAGTGATGAAACCGCCAAGGAAGTCAAGATCTTCGGCCTCTCCGGCTTTTTGACCGAGCGCTATCGCGACCTGGCCGATCGCTACTACCGCGCCAATCGCGCCTTGTCGGTGCGCCGCGCGAGCTGGGGCACGTTGCTCGCCATGGTGGCGAGCGTGGGCTACTACGCGGCCTACGTCGTCATCATCATGCGTACGGTGAGCGGCCAGCTTTCCCTGGGTGACATGACTTTCCTGGCGGGATCGTTTTCCCGGCTGCGCGGCCTGCTGCAAAGCCTGATTCAGCGCTTCTCGAATGTGGCCGAAGGGGCGCTCTACCTGCGCGATTTGTTCGATTTTTTCGCGCTCAAGCCGCGCATCGTTTCCCGGTCGCAGGCGCGGCCGTTTCCGCGCCCGGTGCGCCAGGGCTTCACGTTCGAAAACGTCGGATTCAAATACCCCAACACCGAACGCTGGGCCAACCGCCATTTGTCCTTCACACTGCGGGCAGGGGAGAAGCTGGCACTGGTGGGAGAAAACGGCGCGGGCAAGACCACGCTCGCCAAATTGCTGGCGCGCTTGTACGATCCCACGGAAGGCCGCATTCTCTTGGACGGCTATGATCTGCGAGAATATGATTTGGAGGAATTGCGGCGGGAAATCGGTGTGATCTTTCAGGACTTCGTGCACTACCATTTCACCGCGGCGGAGAACATCGCGGTGGGCCGCATCGAAGCGCGCGACGATCACGCGCGCATCGAGCAGGCCGCGCTGCGCAGCCTGGCCAACACCGTCATCGAAAAACTGCCGAACCGCTATGAACAAATCGTCGGCAGAAGATTCGATACCGGCGTGGAACTCTCCGGCGGCGAGTGGCAGAAAATGGCGCTGGCGCGCGCCTACATGCGCGATGCGCAACTGCTGATTCTCGATGAACCCACGGCCGCGCTCGATGCCCGCGCCGAGCACGAGGTCTTTCAGCGCTTTGCGGATTTGACCCGCGGCAAGTCGGCGGTGCTCATCTCACATCGTTTTTCCACCGTGCGCATGGCGGACCGCATTCTCGTGCTCGACAACGGCGAGCTGCTCGAATTGGGGACGCATGAGGAACTGCTGCGGCAAAATGGCCGCTATGCTGAGCTTTTTCGCCTGCAGGCCGCGGGTTATCAATAA